One segment of Panicum virgatum strain AP13 chromosome 3K, P.virgatum_v5, whole genome shotgun sequence DNA contains the following:
- the LOC120696876 gene encoding uncharacterized protein LOC120696876 produces MAPASDRGEVDTSRAFRSVKEAVAVFGERILVRQAQIMPNGGGHGDHRVGREVNPKADGIAVAASDEKLERSDGARASGFHPRESYSKQSVTFNAKLEGSSSSNNRTTSNELPVPRSLSEDVPMYLVPTSPPFFASSSSLANYDEEQERKEADLMVLSSIKKLEEEAARTRQEVSQLKRRLSDMELSMATLNAKLHRALSKVAHMEADNAAAARASIERGRSGDMALAVWAERRAPSRPQLSHLLRLGEADREAVVSGGGGGRAVVVAARKAQKQKPIVPLVVPLTNGVLFSKKRKTKDKESMYMKELYSLLRLS; encoded by the coding sequence ATGGCGCCTGCGTCGGACCGAGGAGAGGTCGACACCTCGCGCGCCTTCAGGTCAGTCAAGGAAGCGGTTGCTGTGTTTGGGGAGCGCATCCTCGTCAGGCAGGCACAGATCATGCCAAATGGTGGTGGCCATGGCGACCATCGTGTCGGCAGGGAGGTGAACCCCAAGGCAGATGGCATCGCCGTTGCCGCTTCGGATGAGAAGCTCGAGCGGAGTGATGGCGCCAGGGCTTCTGGTTTTCACCCCAGGGAAAGCTACTCCAAGCAAAGTGTCACCTTCAATGCCAAGCTAgaagggagcagcagcagcaacaacaggacTACTTCAAACGAACTGCCGGTGCCAAGATCGCTTTCAGAAGATGTGCCAATGTACCTGGTGCCTACTTCGCCGCCTTTCTTCGCCTCATCATCATCGCTGGCGAACTACGACGAGGAGCAGGAGCGCAAGGAAGCCGACCTCATGGTCTTGAGCTCCATCAAGAAGCTGGAGGAAGAGGCGGCCAGGACGAGGCAGGAGGTGTCGCAGCTCAAGAGGAGGCTGTCCGACATGGAGCTGTCCATGGCGACGCTGAACGCGAAGCTCCACCGGGCGCTCTCCAAGGTGGCGCACATGGAGGCCGACAACGCGGCTGCGGCGCGCGCCAGCATCGAGAGGGGCCGCAGTGGCGACATGGCGCTCGCGGTGTGGGCTGAGCGCCGCGCCCCCAGCAGGCCGCAGTTGAGCCACCTGCTAAGGCTCGGCGAAGCCGACAGGGAGGCggtggtgagcggcggcggcggcggccgcgctgtagtggtggcggcgaggaaggcgcAGAAGCAGAAACCGATCGTGCCGCTGGTTGTTCCCCTCACCAATGGCGTGCTCTTCTCCAAGAAGAGGAAGACGAAGGACAAGGAGAGCATGTACATGAAGGAGCTTTACAGCTTGCTGAGGCTGAGTTGA